DNA from Parageobacillus thermoglucosidasius:
AGCTGGAGAAGATGGTCTAACACCATCATCGTTGCTTTCCTTAAATCAATGACAACGGAATCAAATTTTTGCTCATCCGGCGAACAATCAACAAACACAATATGCTCGGTACACGCTGCAAATGCATGAACATCTTTCGGTCCAAACTTTCCTACCGCAATGATGCCGTCCAAATGTTCCATTCGTTCTTCTGGATAGGAACCGTTTTGTTTAAACAGTTTTACCAACTCGATCTGCCGCTCAAAGCATTCTTTTTCCACTCCTAAACGAATCGCCATGTAATACGGATCATCCAGTTCCTGCCGTTCCGAATACCAATGAATAAGGCCGAAGCGGAACCGTTCTTTCGCTTGTTGGCTGCGCTCCCGTAGCGTTTTATAGTTTAGCTGCTGTGCCACTTCAAAAATGCGTTTTCTCGTCTCATCCGCCACTGACAGAGTGGTGTCATAATTAAGCACGCGCGACACCGTCGCCACCGATACTCCGGCTTTTTCCGCGATTTCTTTTAATGTTGCCATTGGTTCCAATAAATCCCTTCCTTATAATGTTTTTATCTTTTGAACGTTCTTCCCCGAGTCATGACATTCTCCTGCACTTTCCGCAAAAAGGTGCGAAATGCCTGCTTTCCTTTCTCATTGCGTTTAAACACTCCGGCATGCTCAAGCACGGTGATAAAGCGCTGCCCCACTTCGTGGCGCAAAATGTCCGATACGTTTTCTTCTGTAATATTCGGGTAAGCAGCACGGATGTGCTCGTACCAATCCCTATGTTTTAAAAGCGTTTCGTCCCATTTATCTTTTTTCGTATTTCGGACAAGATATGTTGCCAATGCCTCTAATTCGCCGGCAAGCCTTCCTGGAAGCACGGCGAACCCCATCACTTCAATTAAGCCGATATTTTCTTTTTTTATATGATGCAATTCTTTATGAGGATGAAAAATGCCGTATGGGTGTTCATATGATGTCCGGTTGTTGCGCAATACGATATCCATTTCAAACAAATCGCCACGGCGTCTTGCGATCGGCGTGACCGTATTATGCGGAACATTCCCGCTGTTGGCATAAATGTCGACACTCGGGTCGCTATACGTCCGCCACGTTTCGTAAATACAATCCGCTGCCTCAAGGACTTCTTCTTTTTTGCCGCACAGGCGGATCACTGACATCGGCCAGCGCACGATCCCTGCTGTCAATGATGGAAAAGGCGGAAATAAAATGTATTCTTCGATTTCCGCTTTTTCCATCGCAAACGTATAGTTTCCGCCTTGAAAATGATCGTGTGCTAAAATCGATCCGCCGACAATCGGCAGATCCGCGTTCGAACCGATAAAATAGTGCGGAAACTTTTCGATGAAATCAAGCAAGCGCGCGAACGTTTTCCGTTCCATTTTCATTGGCACATGCTCGGCATGGAACACAATGCAATGTTCGTTGTAATAAACATACGGAGAATATTGGAAATACCATGTCTCGTCCAATAACGTAATCGGAATGACGCGGTGATTCGAGCGAGCCGGATGATGCCATGTCCCTTCGTATCCTTCATTTTCTTTGCATAACGGGCACTTTGGATACGAAGATGGCGACACATCTTTTAATTTGGCGATTTCTCTCGGATCTTTCTCTGGCTTCGATAAATTGATCGTAATGTCGAGCTCCCCATACGCTGTTTTTACTTTCCATTGCTGATTTTTCGCAATCCGTGCTGTTTGAATGTAGTTAGAGGCTTTGCTGAAAGAATAAAACCAGTCGGTTGCCAGTTTTGCTTCTTTATGATATTTGGCGTAAAATTCACGGATCACTTCAGACGGGCGCGGCATTAAACAGTCCATCAGCTTGGTGCTCCATATATCCCGCTCCACCGTTGTATTCGTTTGCAAAAGACCGCGTTCATATGCCCAATCTAAAACCGTCTCTAAAATCGGCGAAGGGGAGGAAAAGGATGTGTCCTTAACCTCCACTGGCCGCCACTCCTCTAATCGCAGCGCCGCCAGCAGGCGATTGCGCGCGTAAACAATATCTTCGCGATGAAGCAGGCCGCTTTTTACCCCGTATTGGATCAGCTGTTCTACTGCCGCCAAAATGTCCGCCACCGTCACGCACCTCGATATCCGTATGGTTTCGCCTGATGCCATTCCCATGCGGAAGCGACAATATCGATAATCGATGTGTATTTTGGTTCCCAGCCAAGCTCGCGTTTGGCTTTTTCCGCGGATGCGACAAGCTTCGCCGGGTCGCCTGGGCGCCGCGCCATGACGCGCGCCGGGATCGGATGGCCGGTCACTTTCCGCGCCGCTTCGATCACTTCTTTAACGGTAAAGCCGTTGCCGTTTCCTAAATTGTACACGTTGCTTTCCGCGCCGCTTCGCAGCTTTTCCACCGCTAAAATGTGGGCATCAACTAAATCGAGCACGTGAATATAGTCGCGAATGCATGTGCCGTCATGGGTATCGTAATCATCGCCAAAAATATGAATCTCGTCACGCTGGCCGAGCGGCACTTTTAAAATTAATGGAATGAGATGTGTTTCCGGGTCATGATCTTCGCCAATCAGCGTGCCGTAAGCACCGGCGACGTTAAAATAGCGCAGCGAAATATAACGGATTCCGTAAGCCTGCTCGACCCATTTCATCATTTTTTCCACCGCCAATTTCGTTTCGCCATACGTATTTGTCGGCATCGTCGGATCCGTCTCAACAATTGGAATTTGCTTTGGTTCTCCATACACTGCTGCTGTTGAGGAAAATACGATTTGTTTTACGCTGGACTCATTCATCACTTCTAACAATACTTGTGTACCGTATACGTTGTTATCGTAATATTTCAGCGGCTCTTGCATACTTTCGCCGACAAGGGAATTGGCGGCAAAATGAATCACTGCATCGATCTCATGCTTGCGAAATACATCACGCAAAAACGCGCGGTCGCGAATATCCCCTTGATAGAAGATCGCTTCCGGATGAACGGCCTCGCGATGGCCGGTTTGCAAATTATCGACAACAATGACTTGTTCTCCTTTTTCAATCAAGCGATGTACAGCATGACTGCCGATGTAGCCCGCGCCGCCGCAGACAAGAATCATGCGCTCATCTCCTTTGTTTCTGTTATTTCTCTTGCTCCGTCGCCAATTTTCACGACATAAAAACTAGCTTCATAACCGATTTTTTCAGCGTACTCTTTCCCAACACGTTCAATGAAATCAGGAATGTGCGCATCTTTCACGATGTTCACTGTGCATCCGCCAAAGCCGGCGCCGGTCATGCGGGCGCCGATCGTTCCTTCATGCTTCCACGCCGCTTCGACAAGCGTATCCAGCTCTTCCCCTGTCACTTCATAGTCATCGCGCAGCGAAATGTGCGACTGCTTCATCAATTCACCGAAGCAGAGCAAATCTCCCTTTTCCAGCGCGGCCGCCGCCTCTATTGTCCGCTCGTTTTCCGTCACAGCATGGCGGGCGCGCTTTTGTTCAAGCGGGGAAAGAAGATGCTTATACTTTTCTAATTGCTCGCTTGTCAAATCCCCCAGTGAGGCAATGTTTATATGTTTCTGTAATTTCGCCAAAGCGGCCTCGCATGTCGCCCGCCGTTCGTTATACACCGAAGCGGCCAGGCCGCGTTTTTTGTTTGTGTTGGCGATGACAATCGAACAATCATTCATGGCAACGGGTATATAGCGGCACTCTAATGTTTGGCAGTTAAGCAACATTGCATGATTTCGCTTTCCCATTCCAACGGCAAACTGATCCATAATGCCGCAGTTGACGCCAACATATTCATTTTCTACTTTTTGACTCAATTTCACAAGTTCAAGCATATCGAGATGCTGGGCGAATAGCTCATTAAGCATGACCGCCGTTACCAGTTCGATGGAAGCGGACGACGATAAGCCGGCGCCGTTTGGGATCATCCCGTAATACAAAATATCAAGTCCCGTTTCGATCGGACAAAACGATTGAAACGCGGCAATCACTCCCTTCGGATAGTTCGCCCATCCATGCTTATCTTGATAAGATAGATCATCATAAGCCACCGTAATAATCCCTGTTTCTGGAAAGTTTTTGGAGTAAAAGCGGATAAACGGATTAGCTGTTTTGCGCACGAGCGCATATGTGCCGATTTCCAAGGCGCACGGCAGCACATGCCCGCCGTTATAATCGGTATGCTCGCCGATGAAGTTGACGCGGCCGGGGGCGAAGAAGATGCGGATGTCCTCCTTCGTGCCGGCAAATAATTGTATAAATTCTTCTTTCCAGTTTGTCATCATCATGACTCCTTCCAAATGAAAGCAAGCCGTTTAGTAAATATTTTAGTAAAAATTTTAGTAAAGATCAATAAAATGAAACATTTCTGTTTGTCGCACGTATAATCGATTGCCTGTTTATTCATGTTATATATAAGGAGGTTGCGGAATGGAAACGAAACAAATGCTCGAACAAGAGCTACAAACCATCACCCGCTGGGAACAAGACCAAAAAGACTTGTGGTTTTGGGAAAAGCTTGGACGGCTGCCGTTTAAAGTGCTCGATAAACTTACGCCAAACATCGTACATAAAAAAATCGGGCAGCTGTTGGACGAGCTTGGCAGCTATATCCAAAGCGGCGGGCAATATTTAGTGAAAGAAGAAAAAATATTGGAGAGGCTGGGGGTCCCATCGCAAGAACAAGCAGCACAGCTGCCGCTTGCGGCCATGGACCGCATCTGTGATGAAATGATCGACGAGCGCGTGACGTTTGCCCAAATTCAAGGGGCAACAACAGGCGTCGGCGGCGCGCTGACACTGGCGATCGATATTCCTGCCCTTCTCGGACTCGCGTTAAAAACGCTGCAGGAAATCGCCATCATCTATGGTTACAATCCGAAGGAGAAAAAAGAGCGAATTTTTATTGTGAAATGTTTGCAATTTACCTCCTCCGATATTGTCGGCAAAAAGGCGATTCTCGATCAGCTCACATCGTTTTCCAACCATCACCAGCAAGTTTTTTCCCAGCTTCAAGGCTGGCGCGAAGTCATGATGACGTTTCGCGATCAATACGGCTGGAAAAAGCTGTTTCAATTCGTTCCGATCGTTGGCATTGTTTTTGGTGCCATGTTTAACAAAGCGTTTATCGAGGACATTGCCGAAACGGGAAAAATGCTCTATCGGAAGCGGCGCATTTTGGAAAAGCTCTCCCAACTAGAAGCCGGTGCCTAGCCGCATGCTAGACACCGGTCTTTTTGTTGATTAACGAACTACTTTTAACCGCCAAATGACGCTAATGAAGTCGCCGCGGCGCTGTGGCACATTTAACCCGATATGCATCAGTTCATCTCCTCCATATATTTCCCCGCTGCCTATAAGTTTGTAATCTTTCACAGGATCCAGCCCTTTTAACCGTATGAACGAAAGCGGCGCATTCGCTTCCGCCAGCACGCGGAAATAAGCGACCAACGCTTCTGAGCGGTCCGCGGATACGAACATCCATGCCGCCTCATTCCCTGCAAACGGGCTGAGTATCCGGTAAAACGTCCCGAATTGGACAAGACGGCGGATTTCTTTGTAAAATGCCACTTGCTCTTTTACCGTTTGTTTTTCTGTCTCACTTAGTTTCGTTAAATCCAGTTCATAGCCAACGTTTCCCGACATCGCCACATGAGCGCGCATTGCCAGCGATGTCACACGGTGAACTTGGTGGTTCGGCACCGCTGACACGTGCGCGCCCATCGCGCTGATTGGGTAAACAAGGCTGGTGCCGTATTGGATTTTTAAGCGGGAAACCGCGTCCGTATTGTCGCTCGTCCACGCTTGCGGCATGTAATATAACATGCCTGGGTCAAACCGGCCGCCGCCGCCCGAGCAGCTTTCAAACAGAACATGCGGAAAACGGGACGTTATTTCTTCGATGACGCGATACAGCCCTAACATGTAACGGTGAGCCGTTTCGCGCTGCCGTTCTGGCGGCAGGGCGGCAGAGCCGATTTCCGTCATATGGCGGTTCATATCCCATTTGACATAGGAAATCGGCGCGCTTGCTAACACGTTGGAAATCACTTGAATGATATAGTCGCACACTTCTTTGCGGGAATAGTCTAATACAAGCTGGTTTCTCCCTTCCGAACGCGGCCGGTTCGGCACATGAAGGCACCAGTCCGGATGCTTCCGGTACAGCTCGCTGTCAACGGAAACCATTTCCGGTTCCACCCATAGGCCAAACTGCATGCCCATCTGGTTAATGCGTTTTGCCAGCCCTTCTAGTCCGTTCGGCAGCTTCTGTTTATGGACAAACCAATCTCCTAATGAACTGCGATCATTATCGCGTTTGCCAAACCAGCCGTCATCAAGCACAAACAGTTCAATCCCTAATTCCGCTGCTGTTTTCGCAAGGTGCAAAATTTTTTCTTCATTAAAATGAAAATAGGTCGCTTCCCAGTTATTAATGAGAATCGGGCGCTCCCGGTCGCGGAACGCTCCGCGCGCCAAGCGGGTGCGGTATAACTGGTGATAAGTTTGCGACATTCCATTTAATCCTTTATCTGAATATACCATCACCACTTCCGGCGTTTGGAACGACTCGCCCGGTTCTAACAGCCACGTAAAATCAAACGGATTGATTCCCATGGATACACGCGCCGTCTGGAATTGGTCGACTTCGATTTGAGCGAGAAAATTGCCGCTGTATACAAGATTAAAGGCATATACTTCGCCGTGATCTTCATCCACATTTTTTCTCAACAAGGCGATAAACGGGTTTTGCTGGTGGCTGCTGGCGCCGCGGCGGCTTTCTACCGATTGTACGCCCGTGACAAGCGGCCGCCTTTCCACCGCCCGCTCCCGTGCCCACGCTCCCGGCAAATGCAGCCATTCATAGTCAGCATGCGGGAAATCGACATTCATGCTTAACGCCCGCAACAGCTTGATCCGTTCCGCACCGTTGTTTTCCAAGCGGACAGAACGTGTCATCACATTCCATCGCTCATATACCGTATAAAGCAGTGTGACATGTAATCCGATTACGCGGTCTTGCAATATGATTTCTAACGTTTCCGCTTCGTTTTCGTTTTCCGCATAAGTGGCCGGCAGCCCTTCCAGCTCCGGCTTTCCTTTATAAATGCGATGCGTTTTATAGTGCAAATCCGAGATCGTCGACCCGTTTTCTAATTGCACTTGATACGCCGGCGCGCGAAAATCCGTGTTGCCATATGCCGGGTATTCTTGCGGCAGCGTATCTAAAGAAAACGCGCGGGCGGATGGATCGGGATTAGGAGAAAACGGGCGGCTGAGAAACCGCAGTTTTCGCGAGCCATTCGCTTTCCGGATTCTTTTTCCCCAGTAAAAGTGGGCTAAATATCCACGTCCGACAAGTTGCATTATATAACTCATATCATTTGCCTGCAGATGAAATATTCTCATGATTGGATCATAGATAATCCCCATCCTCATCCCCCTATTGATGCTAATCAGCGGCATTTTTACCTATTTTAATCCATCCTGCCAAAAAAAATGACGCCCAACGATGAGCGTCATGATGATGGCGGCAAATAATTGCACACTTATGACAACGTCGCTTCGTGCAGTGCTTTTTCCAGTTCTTTTGTATAAGCCTCCCTTTGTTCTTCTGTCCATTGCAAATAATCGGCCATAAAGGCGATGACGCGCTCTTTCCAGCGGCGGACAGAAGCGATATCAAACAAAAGCGCGCCGGTGCGGCGGATAAAGTAATCAACCGGCTTTGCCGCCATTTCGTAATCCAAAGCGTATACAAGGCGGACAAACTGCTCGCGGGAAAGGCCGCAGGAAGCATCATATTGTTTGCTTAGCATGAATAATTGATCGACATTGGTGCCGTATATTTTCGCTAAACGTTCCCCCTCTTCTTTCGTAAACCCGTATCGCACCGCTTCTCCGGCTTTTTTCGCGATAAAGGCCGGCAATTGCTGCGAACCGCCGACATCCCCGCCGGAGATCGGCAAATGTTTTGTTTGGCATGGGCGGAATGTTTTTCCTTCTTCTTTTG
Protein-coding regions in this window:
- the galT gene encoding UDP-glucose--hexose-1-phosphate uridylyltransferase, with translation MADILAAVEQLIQYGVKSGLLHREDIVYARNRLLAALRLEEWRPVEVKDTSFSSPSPILETVLDWAYERGLLQTNTTVERDIWSTKLMDCLMPRPSEVIREFYAKYHKEAKLATDWFYSFSKASNYIQTARIAKNQQWKVKTAYGELDITINLSKPEKDPREIAKLKDVSPSSYPKCPLCKENEGYEGTWHHPARSNHRVIPITLLDETWYFQYSPYVYYNEHCIVFHAEHVPMKMERKTFARLLDFIEKFPHYFIGSNADLPIVGGSILAHDHFQGGNYTFAMEKAEIEEYILFPPFPSLTAGIVRWPMSVIRLCGKKEEVLEAADCIYETWRTYSDPSVDIYANSGNVPHNTVTPIARRRGDLFEMDIVLRNNRTSYEHPYGIFHPHKELHHIKKENIGLIEVMGFAVLPGRLAGELEALATYLVRNTKKDKWDETLLKHRDWYEHIRAAYPNITEENVSDILRHEVGQRFITVLEHAGVFKRNEKGKQAFRTFLRKVQENVMTRGRTFKR
- a CDS encoding alpha-galactosidase — protein: MGIIYDPIMRIFHLQANDMSYIMQLVGRGYLAHFYWGKRIRKANGSRKLRFLSRPFSPNPDPSARAFSLDTLPQEYPAYGNTDFRAPAYQVQLENGSTISDLHYKTHRIYKGKPELEGLPATYAENENEAETLEIILQDRVIGLHVTLLYTVYERWNVMTRSVRLENNGAERIKLLRALSMNVDFPHADYEWLHLPGAWARERAVERRPLVTGVQSVESRRGASSHQQNPFIALLRKNVDEDHGEVYAFNLVYSGNFLAQIEVDQFQTARVSMGINPFDFTWLLEPGESFQTPEVVMVYSDKGLNGMSQTYHQLYRTRLARGAFRDRERPILINNWEATYFHFNEEKILHLAKTAAELGIELFVLDDGWFGKRDNDRSSLGDWFVHKQKLPNGLEGLAKRINQMGMQFGLWVEPEMVSVDSELYRKHPDWCLHVPNRPRSEGRNQLVLDYSRKEVCDYIIQVISNVLASAPISYVKWDMNRHMTEIGSAALPPERQRETAHRYMLGLYRVIEEITSRFPHVLFESCSGGGGRFDPGMLYYMPQAWTSDNTDAVSRLKIQYGTSLVYPISAMGAHVSAVPNHQVHRVTSLAMRAHVAMSGNVGYELDLTKLSETEKQTVKEQVAFYKEIRRLVQFGTFYRILSPFAGNEAAWMFVSADRSEALVAYFRVLAEANAPLSFIRLKGLDPVKDYKLIGSGEIYGGDELMHIGLNVPQRRGDFISVIWRLKVVR
- a CDS encoding EcsC family protein is translated as METKQMLEQELQTITRWEQDQKDLWFWEKLGRLPFKVLDKLTPNIVHKKIGQLLDELGSYIQSGGQYLVKEEKILERLGVPSQEQAAQLPLAAMDRICDEMIDERVTFAQIQGATTGVGGALTLAIDIPALLGLALKTLQEIAIIYGYNPKEKKERIFIVKCLQFTSSDIVGKKAILDQLTSFSNHHQQVFSQLQGWREVMMTFRDQYGWKKLFQFVPIVGIVFGAMFNKAFIEDIAETGKMLYRKRRILEKLSQLEAGA
- a CDS encoding LacI family DNA-binding transcriptional regulator, which gives rise to MATLKEIAEKAGVSVATVSRVLNYDTTLSVADETRKRIFEVAQQLNYKTLRERSQQAKERFRFGLIHWYSERQELDDPYYMAIRLGVEKECFERQIELVKLFKQNGSYPEERMEHLDGIIAVGKFGPKDVHAFAACTEHIVFVDCSPDEQKFDSVVIDLRKATMMVLDHLLQLGHQKIGYIGGREYVDGQQTLLYDERETTFYEYLHLKGMYDSRYVWTGSFTAEDGYRLMKQAISTKDLPTAFFIASDSMAIGALRALHEAQIPVPDRVSIVGFNDLPTAKFIHPPLTTVKVYTEFMGETAVELLVERLTTKRTICKKVVVPTKLVVRESSQICAKGS
- the galE gene encoding UDP-glucose 4-epimerase GalE: MILVCGGAGYIGSHAVHRLIEKGEQVIVVDNLQTGHREAVHPEAIFYQGDIRDRAFLRDVFRKHEIDAVIHFAANSLVGESMQEPLKYYDNNVYGTQVLLEVMNESSVKQIVFSSTAAVYGEPKQIPIVETDPTMPTNTYGETKLAVEKMMKWVEQAYGIRYISLRYFNVAGAYGTLIGEDHDPETHLIPLILKVPLGQRDEIHIFGDDYDTHDGTCIRDYIHVLDLVDAHILAVEKLRSGAESNVYNLGNGNGFTVKEVIEAARKVTGHPIPARVMARRPGDPAKLVASAEKAKRELGWEPKYTSIIDIVASAWEWHQAKPYGYRGA
- a CDS encoding galactokinase codes for the protein MMTNWKEEFIQLFAGTKEDIRIFFAPGRVNFIGEHTDYNGGHVLPCALEIGTYALVRKTANPFIRFYSKNFPETGIITVAYDDLSYQDKHGWANYPKGVIAAFQSFCPIETGLDILYYGMIPNGAGLSSSASIELVTAVMLNELFAQHLDMLELVKLSQKVENEYVGVNCGIMDQFAVGMGKRNHAMLLNCQTLECRYIPVAMNDCSIVIANTNKKRGLAASVYNERRATCEAALAKLQKHINIASLGDLTSEQLEKYKHLLSPLEQKRARHAVTENERTIEAAAALEKGDLLCFGELMKQSHISLRDDYEVTGEELDTLVEAAWKHEGTIGARMTGAGFGGCTVNIVKDAHIPDFIERVGKEYAEKIGYEASFYVVKIGDGAREITETKEMSA